The region ATCGGCCCACTCACCAACGTCGCGCTCGCCTGCCGGCTCGAACCGGACCTGAACGAGCTGCTGGACGAGATCTGGGTGATGGGTGGCGCGGTCAACACCATCGGCAACGACACACCCTCCGCAGAGTACAACTTCTGGGTCGACCCCGACGCCGCGAAAGTAGTGGTCGACGAACTTGACGCGACACTCGTGGACTGGGGGCTCTGCCAACGGCAGGCACGGCTGGAGGGCCCACAACTCGAAGCCATCGGTGCCGCAGCTGACGAGTCTCGCTTTGCAGAGTTTTTCCTGCAGGTCTCCGAGCGGGTCCGCGAGTTCACCAGAAACCCGAGGTGGATGCCCCGCCCTCAAGGAGCGAGCGGGGCGAGCGAGTAGGGCGGGGAGGAAACCGACATGGGCCGACACAAACGCTCATCGATAGTCGAAGTACGGTCGCGTTAAGTTAGTGCCGAGTTCGGTCGCTGTCTGGCGATTTGAAGCAAGTCTAAGACGAGATCTCGTTCAGAACTGATCCGCTGAACGGCCAGTTTTTCACGGCCTCTACAAAACCATTCTTTATCTGATAATTCAGAAGGAATAAACGGTGTATCACCAACCGGATCGATCAACTCGCTGTCTGCGAATTCTGCTTAACTTAACGCGACCCGAAGTAGGTCGTGTTAAGTTAGGCAGAAACCGACAGACTGCGGCAGTATTGAGCCGTCCTGACGAACCACCGTTTTTATGCACATTTCTAATATTCGAGTGACATATCCGTCGAACCAGGCGAGAAACAACGATCCAGCGAATCAGTCACGGACTCGGTCATCAAGTAACCGCTCTCGTAATCACCGGACAGCGACACGATTAGCGCTTAAGTTAACACGACCCCGAAGTACTCCCCCAACGATTAAGCAACACATCCTCTTTATGTGAAATAGTGGAATACCGTCGTACCGCCGTCATCAAACTCGACATTCCCGAAGGGGCCGACTCGCTCCTTCGTGAGACTGTCGATCAGTTCAAACACTGCGCCAATACCGCTTCCGAGTGGTGCTGGCACGGACGTCGCCAGATTCCGGAGGAATCTGGCTGCCAACCAGAAACGCGCCGCGTTTCTGGTGACGACGACGGATACCACGTCACCTCCAAAGCCAAAGCAGAACGCGCCCTGTACGACCAACTCCGCGACAAAACCGACCTCACCGCCAACCTCATTCAGAAGGGAATCCGACGGGCTGTCGAAGCGGTCAAGAGCGGAGTCGAACGCCTCAAACGTGGAGAGAATACGTCAAGACCTTACTTCTCGGCAGATAGCGCGGTGTACGACAAGCGAAGTGCAACGTTCCACCGCGACCACGTATCCCTCTCCACTGTTGACGGGCGCATCGCGTGTGACTACATCCTCCCAGACGACTCGGAGAAACCACCGACAAAGTACATCTCTGACGAGGACTTCGAGTTTCGGATGGCGCACTTGCAGTACCGAGACGGCGACTGGTACTTGCACGCATCCATGCGAAAGGTCGAAGCGAATGAGTCCGAATCTGATTCCAAGCACAGAACAGTCCTTGGTGTGGATTTGGGCGTGAACAAC is a window of halophilic archaeon DL31 DNA encoding:
- a CDS encoding transposase, IS605 OrfB family (KEGG: hbo:Hbor_11570 transposase, IS605 orfB family, central region~TIGRFAM: Transposase, IS605 OrfB, C-terminal~PFAM: Transposase, IS605 OrfB, C-terminal); the protein is MEYRRTAVIKLDIPEGADSLLRETVDQFKHCANTASEWCWHGRRQIPEESGCQPETRRVSGDDDGYHVTSKAKAERALYDQLRDKTDLTANLIQKGIRRAVEAVKSGVERLKRGENTSRPYFSADSAVYDKRSATFHRDHVSLSTVDGRIACDYILPDDSEKPPTKYISDEDFEFRMAHLQYRDGDWYLHASMRKVEANESESDSKHRTVLGVDLGVNNIAVASTGRFWSADEFNHWRKEYEKRRGSLQQCGSRHAHENIESVGRKETGRFEIHLHTVANELIEEAVENDCSHIVFEDLTHIRENIPEATWQHLWAFRRLFEYVEYKAEEHGVEAVQVDPRNTSKRCSTCGFTHDDNRHQESFECKQCGYKNHADYNASKNIGLQYLRRRQNADDGGAPVDVRLNRGTLNVSGEYIPPASIEA